From Halapricum desulfuricans, a single genomic window includes:
- a CDS encoding histone deacetylase family protein, with amino-acid sequence MRFGYREICLEHDTGARHPESPDRLRAIRETLSECDNVEYVAPDSATESDVSTVHDADYVSDVHEFCEEGGGNWDADTVAVEATWDAVMASAGLAQWAAKAALDSTSGNEVPFALGRPPGHHAVEDDAMGFCFINNAAVAAQHVIDRDLADRVAILDWDVHHGNGTQDMFYDREDVFYVSFHEEGLYPGTGGIGETGEGDAELTTLNAPFPAGCGDAEYMAALEEVVGPSLEAFDPDLLLVSAGFDAHEHDPISRMVVTTDGYGLMTDFLWELTEQIDAGLGFVLEGGYGLETLSDGVKMVHEVFDGHEPPTREWSVNDNGRSVIANLKEQGFPSIDSDDD; translated from the coding sequence ATGAGGTTTGGCTACCGCGAGATCTGCCTCGAACACGACACCGGCGCCCGCCACCCGGAGAGTCCCGACCGCCTTCGGGCGATCCGAGAGACGCTATCGGAGTGTGACAACGTCGAATACGTCGCGCCCGACTCGGCCACCGAGTCCGACGTGTCGACCGTCCACGACGCCGACTACGTCAGCGACGTACACGAGTTCTGCGAGGAGGGAGGCGGCAACTGGGACGCCGACACCGTCGCCGTCGAGGCGACCTGGGACGCCGTGATGGCGAGCGCGGGACTGGCTCAGTGGGCCGCGAAAGCGGCGCTCGACAGTACCAGCGGCAACGAAGTGCCGTTCGCGCTCGGTCGACCACCGGGCCACCACGCCGTCGAGGACGACGCGATGGGGTTTTGCTTCATCAACAACGCCGCAGTCGCCGCCCAGCACGTCATCGATCGGGATCTGGCCGATCGCGTGGCGATCCTGGACTGGGACGTCCACCACGGTAACGGCACGCAAGACATGTTCTACGACCGCGAAGACGTGTTCTACGTGTCGTTTCACGAAGAGGGACTGTACCCCGGCACCGGCGGCATCGGCGAGACCGGCGAGGGCGACGCCGAGTTGACCACGCTGAACGCCCCGTTCCCGGCCGGCTGTGGCGACGCCGAGTACATGGCCGCACTCGAAGAAGTAGTCGGCCCGTCGCTGGAAGCGTTCGATCCCGATCTGTTGTTGGTCAGTGCCGGGTTCGACGCCCACGAGCACGACCCGATCTCCCGCATGGTCGTCACCACAGACGGGTACGGGCTGATGACGGACTTCCTGTGGGAGCTGACCGAGCAGATCGATGCAGGCCTGGGGTTCGTCCTCGAAGGGGGCTACGGACTGGAGACACTCTCGGACGGCGTCAAGATGGTCCACGAGGTGTTCGACGGTCACGAACCACCCACACGTGAGTGGTCGGTCAACGACAACGGGCGCTCGGTCATCGCGAACCTCAAAGAGCAGGGATTCCCGTCGATCGATTCTGACGACGACTGA
- a CDS encoding AAA family ATPase, protein MQLDRLELENFRQFRDETIAFATGSDRNVTVVHGANGSGKTTLLNAFTWLFYGNVDFDTRPDRLASEGAMANAQPGDRITVSVQLQFEHEGEAYIAQREAIYEKRSATDFDGEMIDSEVTVKYRNNGSWKPRNNPENTLDQIIPERLSGLFFFDGEDIDELAGIDNQDRIQEAIQNIMGLTILERANRHLDTVAGRFEDEVDEYASDELSELISEKRTIEDDIEEFKRDRDDTQRRKERIESEIEDLEQKLERLDESAALQERREEYREDLAEVEDRIDSLDEDIKTQISQNGFVPLAMPLLKETATELDQMREEGVIPSELSNSFVDSLLDAGQCICGRPLEPGTDHYDKVASMRGDAVADGVEQSAIRIIGHLNEVSDKESEFFDSIDEIIEQRKDLYDRRDELEELIDEVSSELQGMNQTTESGQSIGELEAKREQKETEREEAISEIARIEERIERKQEELESLEEQIDEQQDEREEALLAKRRQKAAELVQDELEGSFEDLKDQVRQWSNKMIKQTFDDIASKDLTAEITDDFELKIWQDVGDERVEVDKSTGERQIASLAFIGSLVNIARERYESDSDSEYFTGGIYPLVMDSPFGALDKDHRRQVSKVIPSLANQVVVFATDSQWEGPVEEEMRDIIGEQYWLDFDSGEGEGEYPQTRIAAEQASIRGD, encoded by the coding sequence ATGCAACTCGATAGACTCGAGCTTGAGAACTTCCGGCAGTTCAGAGACGAGACGATCGCGTTTGCAACTGGAAGTGATCGGAACGTGACCGTCGTCCACGGGGCGAACGGGTCTGGAAAGACGACGCTTTTGAACGCATTTACGTGGTTGTTCTACGGAAACGTCGATTTCGACACGCGCCCTGACCGACTCGCCAGCGAAGGTGCGATGGCCAACGCTCAACCAGGCGACCGGATCACTGTGTCCGTTCAGCTGCAATTTGAACACGAGGGAGAAGCCTATATCGCTCAGCGCGAGGCCATCTACGAGAAGCGATCTGCGACTGACTTCGACGGTGAGATGATCGACAGTGAGGTGACTGTAAAGTACCGGAACAACGGGAGCTGGAAGCCCAGAAACAACCCCGAAAACACCCTTGATCAGATCATCCCTGAACGGCTGAGTGGGTTGTTTTTCTTCGACGGGGAGGATATCGACGAGCTAGCGGGTATCGACAACCAGGATCGGATTCAAGAGGCAATCCAGAACATCATGGGCCTCACCATCTTGGAGCGCGCAAATCGACATCTCGATACCGTCGCCGGGCGGTTTGAGGACGAAGTTGATGAATATGCCAGCGATGAACTCTCTGAACTCATCTCGGAAAAGCGGACTATCGAAGACGACATTGAGGAGTTCAAGCGGGACCGAGATGACACTCAGCGGCGGAAAGAGCGAATTGAGTCGGAGATTGAAGATCTCGAACAGAAACTCGAGCGGCTTGATGAGAGCGCAGCGTTGCAAGAGCGTCGAGAAGAATATCGTGAAGATCTCGCTGAAGTCGAAGACCGAATCGACTCGCTTGATGAAGATATAAAAACACAGATCAGCCAAAATGGCTTCGTCCCCTTGGCGATGCCCCTTCTCAAAGAAACAGCAACCGAGCTGGATCAGATGCGCGAAGAAGGAGTTATCCCATCTGAACTCAGTAATTCGTTCGTTGACTCGCTGCTCGACGCGGGGCAGTGTATCTGTGGGCGCCCGTTGGAGCCTGGAACCGACCACTACGACAAGGTCGCTTCGATGCGAGGTGATGCCGTTGCAGATGGCGTTGAGCAATCTGCAATCCGGATTATCGGGCACCTCAACGAGGTTTCTGACAAGGAGTCCGAATTCTTTGACTCGATTGACGAGATCATCGAACAACGAAAGGATCTTTACGACCGTCGAGACGAGCTGGAAGAACTCATAGACGAAGTCAGTTCGGAACTCCAGGGGATGAATCAGACTACCGAGTCTGGTCAGTCTATCGGCGAACTGGAAGCGAAGCGTGAACAAAAGGAGACAGAGCGTGAAGAGGCGATTAGCGAAATCGCCCGTATTGAAGAGCGGATTGAGCGCAAACAAGAGGAACTCGAATCACTCGAAGAACAAATAGATGAACAGCAGGACGAGCGGGAAGAGGCTCTCCTGGCTAAACGACGGCAGAAAGCCGCTGAACTGGTTCAAGACGAATTAGAAGGATCCTTCGAGGATCTCAAGGATCAAGTCCGGCAGTGGTCGAACAAAATGATCAAGCAGACGTTCGACGACATCGCGAGCAAAGATTTGACCGCTGAAATCACAGACGACTTCGAACTCAAAATCTGGCAGGACGTTGGTGACGAACGCGTCGAAGTAGACAAGTCAACTGGTGAGCGCCAGATTGCGAGTCTGGCATTCATCGGTAGCTTGGTCAATATCGCTCGTGAGAGATACGAGTCCGACTCTGATTCAGAGTACTTCACTGGCGGTATTTATCCGCTGGTAATGGACTCACCGTTCGGCGCCTTGGACAAGGATCATCGCCGGCAAGTGAGCAAGGTCATCCCCTCTCTCGCGAATCAGGTAGTCGTCTTTGCAACTGACTCCCAGTGGGAGGGCCCAGTCGAAGAAGAGATGCGCGACATCATTGGAGAACAGTATTGGCTTGACTTTGATTCTGGTGAAGGCGAAGGTGAATACCCACAGACTCGAATCGCGGCTGAACAGGCAAGCATACGAGGTGACTGA
- a CDS encoding DEAD/DEAH box helicase family protein translates to MTDFEMPDWIEARPYQQEAIQHWLDASGNGILHMATGTGKTITSLMAATHVASSLDGGFVLVVAVPYQHLVDQWADDLSEFGAKPILAYESRRNWQPQLERQLLELNRGHRETCVVVTTHRTLSGESARRTLRRSRGQMMLIADEVHHLGSPQQQKALMDEFGLRLGLSATPERWYDEEGTEELNTYFGGQVFDYGLQKAIEAGALCEYYYIPHIVELQDDEMEEYFRLTGKIGRLMAKEGGDPDIALEGNDALQAALFKRARLVGTAREKLELLVDLLEQESELSHTLVYCSDGSTGVDTKRERHVDAVTARLRSSFDVRIERFTARENQAEREELLNSFKSGKIDILTSIRCLDEGVDVPATKRAHILASTSNPRQYVQRRGRILRKHKDKKYAVIHDYITVPDTEIHPQSLSDDQYRAERTLIRKELERVSTFAEAARNHPDADVDGVPTTERSLQEIKRRYDLLTV, encoded by the coding sequence GTGACTGATTTCGAAATGCCAGATTGGATCGAAGCCCGTCCATATCAGCAAGAGGCGATCCAGCACTGGCTGGATGCGTCGGGTAACGGAATCTTACATATGGCGACGGGGACCGGCAAGACGATTACGTCGCTGATGGCTGCCACTCACGTTGCGTCTTCGCTGGACGGTGGATTCGTTCTCGTCGTCGCAGTACCGTATCAGCATCTCGTCGATCAGTGGGCGGATGATTTGTCCGAATTTGGGGCCAAGCCGATTCTCGCCTACGAGTCACGTCGGAACTGGCAGCCCCAACTGGAGCGCCAACTCTTGGAACTCAACCGAGGTCACCGGGAGACGTGTGTCGTCGTCACGACTCACCGCACCTTGTCCGGGGAGTCAGCGAGACGAACGCTTCGTCGCTCACGAGGCCAGATGATGCTGATCGCTGACGAAGTCCACCACTTAGGGTCTCCACAGCAACAGAAGGCGCTCATGGACGAGTTCGGCCTTCGTCTCGGTCTTTCTGCGACACCAGAACGCTGGTACGACGAAGAAGGAACAGAGGAACTCAACACCTATTTCGGAGGGCAAGTGTTCGATTACGGACTCCAGAAGGCGATCGAAGCCGGCGCTTTGTGCGAATATTACTACATCCCACATATCGTCGAACTCCAGGACGACGAGATGGAGGAGTACTTCCGTCTTACCGGAAAGATCGGTCGGCTCATGGCGAAGGAGGGTGGTGACCCAGACATTGCATTAGAAGGCAACGATGCATTACAGGCGGCCTTGTTCAAGCGGGCTCGACTCGTGGGCACAGCACGAGAGAAACTGGAACTGTTGGTTGACCTCCTCGAACAGGAGTCGGAACTGTCTCACACGCTCGTCTATTGCAGCGACGGATCGACTGGCGTCGATACAAAGCGGGAGCGCCACGTGGATGCTGTCACGGCTCGTCTTCGTTCTTCTTTCGACGTTCGAATCGAGCGGTTCACTGCCAGAGAAAATCAAGCCGAACGTGAAGAGCTACTGAATAGCTTTAAATCTGGAAAGATAGATATCCTGACTTCAATTCGGTGCTTGGACGAAGGAGTGGACGTCCCTGCGACGAAGCGGGCTCATATTCTCGCTAGTACGTCGAACCCACGCCAATACGTACAGCGCCGTGGTCGTATCCTCCGAAAGCACAAAGACAAGAAATACGCCGTTATTCACGACTATATTACCGTCCCTGACACCGAGATCCATCCGCAATCACTATCAGACGACCAATATCGTGCAGAGCGAACACTTATTCGGAAAGAACTGGAGCGGGTCTCTACATTCGCAGAAGCGGCCCGGAATCATCCTGACGCGGATGTAGATGGTGTTCCGACTACAGAGCGGTCACTACAGGAGATTAAACGTCGGTACGATCTCCTCACCGTCTGA
- the cca gene encoding CCA tRNA nucleotidyltransferase, producing the protein MSDEFDAVVSTVRERVEPDREERRRLRDAVAELTDRIEAAIEELPVEADVIQVGSTARGTWIAGDRDVDLFVRFPPDLPREQLEEYGLQVGHEVLPGGREEYAEHPYVVGEFAGFDVDLVPCYDVSGATAIQSAVDRTPFHTEYLTERLDADLASEVRVCKQFLTGIGVYGSDLRTRGFSGYLTELLILEYGGFRSFVETAANWLPPVEFDPEGHRERETASPSRERGGASDRPFDDPLVVIDPTDPERNVAAVCSEESVARLQHYARELVADPRVELFEQSEPEPVDPDTVLDAFERRGTTPATVGFETPDLVEDDLYPQLEKTRGGIVGLLERHGFDILRSTTIADEDRAVVLAELAVAERPAIQRHEGPPVHVREHAESFFERYDGTAAAGPFLDGDRYVVERERQFRTAAALLESDELFDVGLGTTIERQLRESYTVRVGSDVAVLAERFGTELAQYLDPAP; encoded by the coding sequence ATGAGCGACGAGTTCGACGCCGTCGTCTCGACGGTTCGCGAGCGGGTCGAGCCCGACCGCGAGGAACGCCGGCGACTCCGGGATGCCGTCGCGGAGCTGACCGACCGCATCGAAGCCGCAATCGAGGAACTGCCTGTCGAAGCGGACGTGATCCAGGTCGGCTCGACAGCCCGCGGGACCTGGATCGCCGGCGATCGCGACGTGGACCTGTTCGTGCGCTTCCCGCCGGATCTCCCTCGTGAACAGCTCGAGGAGTACGGACTCCAGGTTGGACACGAAGTCCTGCCCGGCGGTCGTGAGGAATACGCCGAACACCCGTACGTCGTCGGCGAGTTTGCGGGATTCGACGTCGATCTCGTCCCCTGCTACGACGTGTCCGGCGCGACCGCGATCCAGTCGGCGGTCGATCGCACGCCGTTTCACACCGAGTACCTGACCGAACGACTCGACGCCGATCTCGCCAGCGAGGTCCGGGTCTGCAAGCAGTTTCTCACTGGTATCGGCGTCTACGGTAGCGACCTGCGAACACGCGGGTTCTCGGGCTATCTGACCGAGCTGTTGATCCTCGAATACGGCGGTTTCCGGTCGTTCGTCGAGACTGCTGCGAACTGGCTCCCCCCTGTCGAGTTCGATCCCGAAGGTCACCGCGAGCGCGAGACGGCGTCGCCGTCCCGGGAGAGAGGCGGCGCTTCTGACCGCCCGTTCGACGATCCACTGGTGGTGATCGACCCAACCGATCCCGAGCGTAACGTGGCCGCGGTCTGCAGCGAAGAGAGTGTCGCCCGCCTCCAGCATTACGCCCGCGAACTGGTCGCCGACCCCCGAGTCGAGCTCTTTGAGCAGTCCGAGCCGGAACCTGTCGATCCCGACACCGTTCTCGACGCGTTCGAGCGGCGAGGGACCACGCCCGCGACAGTCGGCTTCGAAACCCCGGATCTCGTCGAGGACGACCTCTATCCGCAACTGGAGAAGACCAGGGGCGGTATCGTCGGGCTGCTCGAACGCCACGGGTTCGACATCCTCCGATCGACGACTATCGCTGACGAGGATCGAGCGGTCGTTCTCGCGGAGCTTGCGGTCGCCGAACGGCCGGCCATCCAGCGCCACGAGGGGCCACCGGTCCACGTCCGCGAACACGCCGAGAGCTTCTTCGAGCGATACGACGGGACGGCGGCTGCCGGACCGTTCCTCGATGGGGATCGCTACGTCGTCGAGCGCGAGCGCCAGTTCCGGACCGCCGCGGCGTTGCTCGAAAGCGACGAGCTCTTCGACGTGGGTCTCGGCACGACGATCGAGCGCCAGCTCCGGGAGTCGTATACCGTCCGCGTCGGCTCGGATGTCGCGGTGCTGGCCGAACGATTCGGCACCGAGCTGGCGCAGTATCTTGATCCGGCACCCTGA
- a CDS encoding histone family protein has protein sequence MSVELPFAPVDTIIRRNAGNLRVSSEATEALTRRIQEQGAERAVGAAERATGDGRKTLMPEDFGVETVPDPDALELPIAPVDRIARLDIKDYRVSMDARIALASLLEAEADTVAAAAAMLARHAGRRTVKGEDIELYDELGPYFE, from the coding sequence ATGAGCGTCGAGCTACCGTTCGCCCCGGTGGATACGATCATCCGTCGCAACGCCGGGAACCTGCGCGTGAGTTCCGAGGCGACTGAAGCGCTAACTCGCCGGATACAGGAACAGGGTGCCGAGCGTGCAGTCGGGGCGGCCGAGCGCGCGACGGGGGACGGCCGAAAGACCCTGATGCCGGAGGACTTCGGCGTCGAGACCGTCCCCGACCCGGACGCTCTGGAGTTGCCGATCGCGCCCGTCGACCGGATCGCGCGGCTCGACATCAAGGACTACCGCGTGTCGATGGACGCGCGGATCGCACTGGCGTCCCTGCTCGAAGCGGAGGCCGACACCGTCGCGGCGGCCGCGGCGATGCTGGCACGTCATGCCGGACGGCGTACTGTTAAGGGAGAGGACATTGAACTATACGACGAACTCGGGCCCTACTTTGAATGA